A region of the Chitinivorax sp. B genome:
ATTTTTGGCGACAGAACCTTCACCCCAGTTATATGCAGCAATTGCCTTTTTCCAGTCCTTGAACATTGCATACAGGTACCGCAAATAGACAGCGGCTGCGTTAGCCGAGGCTCGCCAGTCAGTTGGGTCGAATGGTGTTTTCAAACCCATTAGATTTTTAGACACGTTAACTACAGATCGCGGCATAAACTGGAACATGCCAATTGCACCCCGTGCGCTTTTTGTCTTGCCGCTGATGATGTCATCACGAAATCGGCTTTCCTGATACGCAATCCTCGATAACAGTAAATTCGGCAGTCCATGGCTTGCGCCAATTCGTTCCAAATCAGCGGAATAGGCTTTTCCTTTTCCCGTTGAAATTGCTGTTGAAAACTCTCCCGGCATTACGTCTCCAACGTTAAATGCGACCCCAAACAACGAGCCGATGTCAAAGATAAATCCATCATTTTTTATGACCTCCCCTTTTTTCACTTTCCTCGCCATCAGCAGCACCGCCGCTGCGGTGGCGATGGCCCCCAATAGAATCAGTTTCTGCTGTGCACGGTTCATGCTGG
Encoded here:
- a CDS encoding transglycosylase SLT domain-containing protein, which encodes MNRAQQKLILLGAIATAAAVLLMARKVKKGEVIKNDGFIFDIGSLFGVAFNVGDVMPGEFSTAISTGKGKAYSADLERIGASHGLPNLLLSRIAYQESRFRDDIISGKTKSARGAIGMFQFMPRSVVNVSKNLMGLKTPFDPTDWRASANAAAVYLRYLYAMFKDWKKAIAAYNWGEGSVAKNGLATAPSETRNYYTAICRDVFGETASV